The Bacillus sp. (in: firmicutes) genome has a window encoding:
- a CDS encoding class I SAM-dependent methyltransferase, whose product MPKTELYAQTGVAMTCRSYQEYMEMFMLEEKLFSKGKILDIASGASSFTAELNKKGYDAIAADPLYNLTSEEIYELGQKEIKIASQKLSQNENLFIWNDYKSLNHHDEIRNRSLNQFIDSYSKDKHKEKYIPATLPFLPFENDTFSLVFCNHFLFLYQEQFDFKFHLDAINEMVRITKKGGLLLIYPLVGFKDEIYPHLGKLIDELTKSDVSAKINETKFRFLPSATNFLCIEK is encoded by the coding sequence ATGCCTAAAACTGAGTTGTATGCTCAAACGGGAGTTGCGATGACATGTCGCTCTTACCAAGAGTATATGGAAATGTTTATGTTGGAAGAAAAATTGTTTAGTAAAGGGAAAATTCTTGATATTGCATCAGGTGCTTCCTCATTTACTGCTGAATTAAACAAAAAGGGGTATGACGCTATAGCAGCTGATCCTTTGTACAATCTTACAAGCGAAGAAATTTATGAGCTTGGACAAAAGGAAATCAAAATAGCTTCTCAAAAGTTATCCCAAAACGAAAATCTTTTTATATGGAACGACTACAAAAGCCTAAACCATCATGATGAAATTAGAAATCGTTCTTTAAATCAATTTATTGATAGTTACAGTAAAGACAAACATAAAGAAAAATATATCCCGGCAACATTGCCTTTCTTACCTTTTGAAAATGACACATTTTCATTAGTTTTTTGTAATCATTTTTTATTTTTATACCAAGAACAATTTGATTTTAAATTTCATTTAGATGCAATTAATGAAATGGTGAGGATAACAAAAAAAGGTGGCTTACTATTAATATACCCTTTAGTTGGTTTTAAAGATGAAATTTATCCGCACTTAGGCAAATTAATTGATGAATTAACTAAAAGTGACGTTAGTGCTAAAATTAATGAAACCAAATTCCGATTTCTTCCATCAGCAACTAACTTCTTATGTATTGAAAAATAA
- a CDS encoding aminopeptidase, with protein sequence MTLPNFKENLQKYAKLLVSKGINVTPGDWVKLTITVDQAPLARLITKESYALGAEKVIVKWSDDEISKMHYTHQSQEVLTDIPKYEIEESEDHVLNHRVCRLTIVSSDPGLLNEVDPAKIAAYQNVAGKAFKVQRMVTQNDDLKWTVAAAAGEGWAAKVFPNLATSEEQVDALWDQIFKTCRIYTDDPIAAWDEHKKTLNEKAAKLNEIQFDALHYTAPGTDLTLGLPKNHIWACAGSVNPKEEEFIANMPTEEVFTAPDTRRMDGVVRSTKPLSYAGTLIEGIEVHFKDGKIVDISAEKGDETIKKLVFDNEGGTGLGEVALVPDPSPISQSGITFFNTLFDENASNHLAIGSAYPTTIQGGTKMSEEELQQHGLNTSTVHVDFMIGSNNMNIDGIKQDGTIVPIFRNGDWAI encoded by the coding sequence ATGACCCTTCCCAATTTTAAAGAAAATTTACAGAAATACGCAAAACTGTTAGTTTCGAAAGGAATTAATGTTACACCTGGTGATTGGGTGAAATTGACGATTACCGTTGACCAAGCCCCTTTAGCTCGTTTAATTACAAAAGAATCTTATGCGTTAGGGGCTGAAAAAGTAATTGTAAAATGGTCAGATGATGAAATAAGCAAAATGCATTATACTCATCAATCTCAAGAAGTACTGACCGACATTCCCAAATACGAAATCGAGGAATCTGAAGACCATGTATTGAACCATCGTGTCTGCCGTCTTACAATTGTATCGAGTGATCCAGGCTTACTAAATGAAGTAGATCCAGCCAAAATTGCAGCCTATCAAAATGTTGCTGGAAAGGCATTCAAGGTGCAGCGAATGGTAACCCAAAATGATGATTTGAAATGGACCGTTGCCGCTGCTGCTGGAGAGGGTTGGGCTGCGAAAGTATTCCCTAATCTCGCGACTTCTGAAGAACAAGTCGATGCCTTATGGGATCAAATTTTTAAAACGTGTCGTATCTATACAGATGATCCGATTGCTGCCTGGGATGAACATAAAAAAACATTGAATGAAAAAGCAGCGAAATTAAATGAAATTCAGTTCGATGCGTTGCATTATACTGCACCTGGAACAGATTTAACCTTAGGATTGCCAAAGAATCATATTTGGGCATGTGCGGGAAGTGTTAATCCAAAAGAAGAAGAGTTCATTGCCAACATGCCAACTGAGGAAGTATTTACCGCACCTGATACACGCCGGATGGATGGTGTTGTACGCAGTACGAAGCCGTTAAGCTATGCTGGGACATTAATTGAAGGTATTGAAGTGCACTTTAAAGATGGGAAAATTGTTGATATTTCTGCAGAAAAAGGGGATGAAACGATTAAAAAGTTAGTTTTTGACAACGAGGGTGGAACCGGTTTAGGTGAAGTAGCTCTCGTACCAGATCCATCACCAATTTCTCAATCTGGAATTACCTTCTTTAATACTCTATTTGATGAAAATGCTTCTAATCACCTTGCCATTGGTTCAGCGTACCCGACGACAATTCAGGGCGGGACGAAAATGAGCGAGGAAGAATTACAACAACATGGTTTAAATACTTCCACTGTTCACGTTGATTTCATGATTGGTTCCAATAATATGAACATTGATGGCATTAAACAGGATGGTACGATTGTACCGATTTTCCGCAATGGGGATTGGGCAATATAA
- a CDS encoding DMT family transporter: MNSLTLAYTKIALAMAIVGSSVVFGKLIISSFPIFLASELRFIVASIILVLFLVGKERQFPSIKFKDLLVLFIQALTGVFLFNVFMLYGLKYTTAIEAGIIMSILPAVIALVSLLLLKERLTKRKGFGILFAVLGVLLINLLGGKIGDIHSLLGNLLIFGAVLGETLFITLGKLISNKLTPLTISTMMSIFGLIMFLPFSIKEAKSFDFSSVGLGDWLNILYFGIVVTVLAFLLMYQGLSIVSASSAGVFTSILPLSSVILSFLILKEELLFPHLLGILFVVIAIFLISRDSEGEEFVSPNSEVAVDNENPN; the protein is encoded by the coding sequence ATGAATTCATTAACACTGGCATACACCAAGATAGCCTTAGCAATGGCAATTGTGGGTAGCTCTGTAGTATTTGGAAAACTTATCATTTCAAGTTTTCCTATTTTTTTAGCCTCAGAATTACGATTTATAGTTGCATCAATCATTCTAGTTTTATTTTTAGTCGGAAAGGAAAGACAATTTCCATCTATAAAATTTAAGGACCTATTAGTTCTTTTTATCCAAGCATTGACAGGAGTTTTCTTGTTTAATGTTTTTATGCTTTATGGCTTGAAATATACGACTGCAATTGAAGCTGGAATCATTATGAGCATTCTTCCCGCGGTTATTGCTTTGGTTTCTTTATTACTTTTAAAAGAAAGGCTCACAAAAAGAAAAGGTTTTGGGATTTTGTTTGCAGTCTTAGGTGTATTATTGATTAATCTTTTAGGTGGTAAAATAGGTGACATTCACTCTTTATTAGGAAATCTTTTAATATTTGGCGCAGTATTGGGCGAAACGCTATTTATTACATTAGGAAAATTAATATCTAATAAATTAACACCCCTCACAATATCAACGATGATGAGCATTTTTGGCTTAATCATGTTTTTGCCATTTTCAATAAAAGAAGCTAAAAGTTTTGACTTTTCAAGTGTAGGATTAGGGGATTGGCTAAACATTTTATATTTTGGAATTGTTGTAACGGTACTTGCTTTTCTTTTAATGTATCAAGGATTATCAATAGTTTCAGCAAGTTCAGCAGGAGTTTTTACAAGTATACTTCCATTAAGTTCAGTAATCCTTTCATTTCTAATTCTAAAGGAAGAGCTTTTATTTCCGCATTTGTTAGGCATTTTATTTGTTGTAATTGCAATTTTTTTAATTTCAAGGGATTCAGAAGGTGAAGAATTCGTATCACCGAATAGTGAGGTTGCGGTGGATAACGAGAACCCAAACTAA
- a CDS encoding oxidoreductase, with product MKILIIGIACIMIVGVFVGTFFFEKHSGVITVVPNQAIEIHDSKKSEPIQSDPLQPIYEDYEDDSIGYSLQNNQLQITFNRGNEWIVVPVEKEKLFEGEYSGNKKELIENSYILTQKRASFLYSDGTSPNGKSIKLIYSQDQGKTWEDTIVTENYPPIRFRKVEFLNESFGYVIISGDRTMSQEWTTVYITKDGGNQWKETTHSNVTRLIADGGFVDESTGFLSFGILNPEEPSLYATQDGGDSWSEADIYIPEKYHKIFVIAEVPFKEEDYLAVYINQGPNGDYQGGKVKGKFISNDNGNTWKFSMEVIPNETDI from the coding sequence GTGAAAATTCTAATCATTGGTATAGCTTGTATAATGATTGTTGGCGTATTCGTTGGTACATTCTTTTTCGAAAAGCACTCAGGAGTAATTACAGTAGTTCCAAATCAGGCAATTGAAATACATGATTCAAAAAAATCAGAACCAATACAATCGGACCCGCTACAGCCAATCTATGAAGATTATGAAGATGATTCAATTGGATACTCGCTACAAAATAATCAATTACAGATTACCTTCAATAGAGGAAATGAATGGATTGTAGTCCCCGTTGAAAAAGAAAAATTATTTGAAGGGGAGTATTCTGGAAATAAGAAAGAACTTATTGAAAATAGTTATATTCTTACACAAAAACGTGCTTCTTTCCTATATTCGGATGGAACCAGTCCAAATGGAAAAAGTATTAAATTAATATATTCTCAAGATCAAGGAAAGACATGGGAAGATACAATTGTTACGGAGAACTATCCGCCCATCCGTTTCCGAAAAGTTGAATTTTTAAATGAGTCCTTTGGCTACGTCATCATTTCAGGTGATCGAACAATGTCACAAGAATGGACAACTGTTTACATAACAAAGGATGGCGGGAATCAATGGAAAGAAACGACTCATTCGAATGTCACCAGATTAATTGCTGATGGTGGGTTTGTTGATGAAAGTACAGGCTTCTTATCATTCGGAATCTTGAATCCTGAAGAACCTAGCCTTTATGCCACACAAGACGGAGGGGATTCCTGGAGTGAAGCCGATATTTATATTCCAGAGAAGTATCATAAAATCTTTGTGATTGCTGAAGTCCCTTTTAAAGAAGAGGATTACTTGGCGGTTTATATCAATCAAGGTCCTAACGGAGACTATCAAGGTGGGAAAGTAAAGGGAAAATTCATTTCAAACGATAACGGCAACACATGGAAGTTTTCTATGGAGGTAATACCAAATGAAACCGATATATAA